One genomic window of Xanthobacter dioxanivorans includes the following:
- a CDS encoding GGDEF domain-containing protein: MARSVSPLAVRSSRVARAIGGDRSADGRPHAEGEGGDAGSDMSEGRLYIFTGPTVSLIVAIVFLLVWLYQKERRHVLYFAAAFVAYAAAALSQILQIPPDIGQNTMVSAIIYTFSIFCLVEGVLARFEKSGAGPLLFSVAGCILLLLYYFFYFDRNLVARIYVQNFGYGLIFLVAAAQIGVIRRRPWREQVLFWTIVLFGLHFFVRTILTMRVSSRIYELDQMRQAGADTQALAAAFRESPFWQVLNFTMLVSAFAVAIILLATIALDVIEDLKRQGAVDPLTGLANRRGFDQLAAERMADRSLAPFCVVYCDLDHFKSINDTYGHLAGDRVLQAFGKLLAAEVGHHDVAARLGGEEFVVLLARSNKAGASLFAERVRAEMDITRFTALPLHVNVTASFGVAEGRPEEDMLELLQRADAMVYAAKAAGRNCVIVERDGGA, from the coding sequence GTGGCACGTTCGGTGTCGCCGCTGGCGGTCCGCTCCTCTCGCGTCGCCCGCGCCATCGGCGGCGACCGCAGCGCGGACGGTCGGCCCCATGCGGAGGGCGAAGGGGGAGACGCGGGATCAGACATGTCCGAAGGGCGCCTCTACATCTTCACGGGTCCCACGGTTTCGCTGATCGTCGCCATCGTATTCCTGCTGGTGTGGTTGTACCAGAAGGAGCGCCGCCATGTCCTGTATTTCGCCGCCGCCTTCGTCGCCTATGCCGCGGCGGCGCTCTCGCAGATCCTGCAGATCCCGCCCGATATTGGCCAGAACACCATGGTTTCGGCCATCATCTACACATTCTCCATCTTCTGCCTGGTGGAGGGAGTGCTCGCGCGGTTTGAAAAGAGCGGTGCCGGACCCCTGCTTTTCAGCGTTGCCGGGTGCATCCTGCTCCTCCTGTACTATTTCTTCTATTTCGACCGGAATCTCGTCGCGCGCATCTATGTGCAGAATTTCGGCTATGGCCTGATTTTCCTCGTCGCCGCGGCGCAGATCGGCGTCATCCGCAGGCGGCCGTGGCGCGAGCAGGTGCTGTTCTGGACCATCGTGCTGTTCGGCCTGCATTTCTTCGTGCGGACGATCCTGACCATGCGCGTGTCGAGCCGCATTTATGAGCTGGACCAGATGCGCCAGGCCGGCGCGGACACGCAGGCGCTCGCCGCCGCCTTCCGGGAAAGTCCCTTCTGGCAGGTGCTCAACTTCACCATGCTGGTCAGCGCCTTCGCCGTCGCCATCATCCTGCTCGCGACCATCGCCCTGGACGTGATCGAAGACCTCAAGCGCCAGGGCGCCGTCGATCCGCTCACCGGCCTCGCCAACCGCCGGGGCTTCGACCAGCTGGCGGCGGAGCGGATGGCGGACCGCAGCCTGGCACCGTTCTGCGTGGTCTATTGCGACCTCGACCATTTCAAGTCCATCAACGACACCTACGGGCATCTGGCCGGCGACAGGGTGCTGCAGGCGTTCGGAAAGCTGCTCGCCGCCGAGGTCGGCCACCATGACGTGGCGGCGCGGCTGGGCGGCGAGGAGTTCGTGGTGCTGCTGGCGCGCAGCAACAAGGCCGGCGCGTCCCTGTTCGCCGAGCGGGTGCGGGCCGAGATGGACATCACCCGCTTCACCGCGCTGCCGCTGCACGTGAACGTGACGGCGAGCTTCGGGGTCGCGGAGGGCCGGCCGGAGGAAGACATGCTGGAGCTGCTCCAGCGCGCCGACGCGATGGTCTATGCGGCGAAGGCGGCCGGCCGCAACTGCGTGATCGTCGAGCGCGACGGCGGGGCTTGA